Within the Maniola hyperantus chromosome 7, iAphHyp1.2, whole genome shotgun sequence genome, the region ggctagcgtcgatcgtgtgcgctcccgctcgcgcggctcgaatcagctggtgcatgcggtcattcaactcggtgttcaaacttgcttaaagtatttttggtcaaaatataatcCGTACttaaaatgattgcaatcgattctgttacttattctgaacaaactacttgcgtatactaaaactaacgttgtatatgaTCTATCAAAGTTTTCTATTTGCTGTATATAAATCGTTAAATTCATACTCATCGTGATCATAGATCAACAggtgaattaattatttaaatcaacTCACTGTAGGAAACCTCCTTATCTTGGTCAAAGACAACACAACACTTTTTCAACTGTTTGTTCAAGTGAATAGAGAAAACAATTGACTTTCATTGTTTCAGCACTCTGTAGTGTAACGTAAATTCCACACTGGATTTCCAGATGAAGTGTCTCACTGTCCTTAGGTCCATGTTAGGGTCTAATACCTGAAAAAAAGTAAATCATTATAACTTTTCAGTTACCGTCcatactcaggaataatgtagttttctaatggtgaaagaattttcaaaatcggttcagtagttccagagattacccctattataaatgcgaaagtgtgtttgcttgttgatttattggttcgtccttcaatcacgtcgcaacggatcgacgtgatcttttgcatgggtatagtttaaggcctgtagagtgacatacgctatcattcatcttagactgcatcatcacttaccaccaggtgagattgcagtcaagggctaacttgtatctgaataaaaaataaaaaaaataaaaatacgctactttttatcccggaaaatcaaagagttcccacgggatttttaaaagcctaattccacacggacgaagtcggggggCCAGCTAGTAAGAAATACATGTAAATAAAGACTTGTATGGAATACCTGATCACAGCACAGCAACTCGACCCTCTCCTCAGGTGAGTCATTGGTACTGTCCTCACTGGTTTTGCCTGCGCTCACTCCGTTCACGTCTCCGCCGCCCACAATCTTTTCCACCACGTGTTCCGCCACTTTACGACATTGGATGAAGTCATTTGCTACTAATCGGTCCtgaaataaattgttaaataagtataattaattatatttagtgAAACGTCCATAATAATCTTGTAGAAATGAAAGTttctgtctgttacatttttaaGGCCCACCTactcaacagattttgacgaatttaGGTACCATTTATACAGAGATAGTTCGCATTTCTAAGATAGACGAAGGATGTTGCCtcagactgggggcacacgatgcgttgcggcgccgcaccgcaacgATTttaccgtatcagcgggcacacgagcggtgcggcgccgcaacgttgttatgtcgcagtggcgccgtagcagcgttggacagtatgTTAATAAAAGCAATTGAGCGGTGCCGCttcgacgtcgcaacgcattcacccctccccgcctcgtctcggtggttgcaagtccggtgcggcgccggagcgcatcgtgtgacatgccacagatatttcaaTGTAAGAccacgcagcgacaccgctccggcgccgcaccgccgccacaacgcatcgtgtgcccccgctctcagTCCAATAAGGTGCTATCTGACATTTTGTCAATTTTCATGGTCTATGGTTAcgttcgtagatatttttttgaaaaatctgtcACAAATTCTGATTTTGTGATGACATAGCCCAGTTCGCACACCTAAAAGCTAATAATTGGTTATTGAATTTGAATTGAGATATTATCAAAAAACAAAGTTCTACATTACAATTTTGCTTAGCGTCAACACGGTTCTAAGTGAAAATATATAGCAGGTAGAACTTTGTTAACacaacataagctacttttttatccccaataaaaaaaaaacggaccAAATccagaaccacctcctttttggtcagcaaaaaacataataaaaaaacgtaaatccaggTGGATTAAGTCacagcatcatctagttttaccaacaaaataaactatagttggcgaaaggtcgagatgtaAATCGGGTAGGGAAAGTGGGAGCGCGTGTGTGGGGcatccccgcctcatacaccaattgccatctcactctgtcgcgtactataaatggGGAAAAGAAAAGTTTGCAAAAAATTAGAAAGTAAAAGCATTACCTTTTTTTGCCTATCTTGTTTGCTTTGACAACTGGAATGTGGCAGCAGGTAAAATGGCAGTTTGTTTAGCTTAGGCGCTACCATCTCTATAGCGACGTCCACCACCCACGACGGCACAGTCTCCATGAGCAGATTGCTCTCAGTTTCCCCGCCTGCATCACCTACCTGGGAAGGAGATTTTAAACTCTTAAAAATCATACTATGTAGTTGTTTATCTTAGAAGTGAAGAAGTGTTAGAGCTGAAACATCCCACAGTGGTGTTAATTGAACCAATGGCTGTAAATAGATGAAGAAATGGAAGGCTTTGTCCCCTTAAGGAAGGTCCAAtgacatagtcatcatcatcatcatcaaccattagtagtccactgctggacatagatctcttgtagggacttgcacacgccacggtcttgcgccgcctgaatccagcggctccatgcggctcatctgtccacctagtgggggtgttctggctttgtagagcaatgtctctgtcacttatatgAGGTTTCAACGATAGGGACAAGACTACAAATCTGTtctctccttctaaatgttgatgtacattactttctgccacgtccTGTACTAATACACTAGATTTATAATTCAGTACAAAAATGTCTGCAACTTATTTTTAGTTACAACATATTGTCCAGCATCATGATGGACATGATCATGATTACAATTATTAGGTAGTGAATGCAAATTTTGATTGAAAAGTAATTTAAGCACATTTCAGAAAGGCCTTCTAAGAGTCCAGTGCAGCAAGAAACATAAACAGCTTCTACATAAAGGTAGTTTAAATACAATTATTCATATTTTACTAGGTAATTATCGATGATTTTTATAACTATAAAACATTGAAGTTAATATCACTTAATAATAACTTAATTAACATGTAACTTAAACTTACACATTAAtatcatttaataataatatgtacatacacACATGATATTAAATTGTAAGTTTGATGCAAAAAAtgctattgtaaataaataatatcataaacGTTATTTActggtaataaataaaagtggaaTATACAAAATACCTGTAATCGATAAAGTGTTCTGCCTCCCACTTCACTGAAAATCAGGGGTGTATGTAACGGGACACTAAAGAAATTGTTTCCAATAACCTTTTGCCCTGCTTCGTTCACCCTGTTTGGGTGATTCCAATGCTCCAACAGGGCTTGTAGCAACAATGCCCCAAAGTTCACTTTCTGATCCATCTCAGTCGTTAACCCAGCCTCCTTCGCACTGACCCAGGCACTGAAACAGTCCGTTTCATCTTGCCCCAAATGTATTGTGAGCATACCAGTTTTCAAATCAACGTTAAACCAATTTGGTACATAAATCATTTTAAAACACTTCTTAACTTCTTCCTCATAGTCAACTTCTCCCAAGTCTTCCACTTTACATGCCTTTAACACGTCATATAAGACAACATTATTAGCCGTGTCTTTCGTCAATATGTGCCGTTTCCCGTTGAGTACTGTATAGTGTTTTATGGCTCTTCCGCCAGCGATATGATGCAAAGGTTGCGTTTGATAAACATTATTTGTGTTgtaattattttgattgtaCATGTCCGAGTTTAGTGAATTAAGAGGTGGCAGCTTCCAACATCTGACGTCTGAGTCGGAGGTTGCGACCCACACACCTTGCTGATCGGCGGTGAAGCATAACTTAAGAATAGGTGCAGTCTCTTCACAAACTATCATGAAGTTATCTGGGTTTCGGAGTTCTGTTATAATGACTAGACGATCCCTTCCACCAGATATTATATGTGAGAAATTGTCAGTGGCTAAGAGAGCCCAAACAGCTTCGGAGTGAACTCGAATTGTTGACACGCATCTCTGTTGAGATAATGACCATAGCTTTATGGTACCATCGGAACTTCCCGATACACATTGCGACCCGTCTCTGCTCACGACTAGAGCTTTAACGTTATCTGCGTGACCTTTTAACTTCATGAGCCTCGAACAGTTTCTGGGATCCCATACCCTGAGTACTTTTTCTGTAGAACCACTAACGAGGATTGTGCCTGGAGGGTTCATAGCGAGGCTGTATATAGACTCCTTATTGCCCACTAAACTCGATGTGGTGACGGTATTATTACTTGCAGTGAGTGCTGTTAGAGTATTTACATCCCACAGGAATATTGCACGATCTAAGCCAGCGCTAGCGACCTGTTCTTTGTCTTTAGCGTATGCTAAAGTTCGCACGTAGTCTTTGTGAGTCCTCAGAGTGGACATACAAAAGCCTTTGGGAGCATTCCATACCTTTACAGTGGTGTCAGAAGATGCGCTTATAAGATTTTTACCACCACAGCAAAGTACTATATCATTTACCCAATCCGTGTGGTGTTCCATACTCTGTATGTACCGGTCTTGTGTCCCTCCCCCAGTGTGCCAAACACGAATAATGCCATCCCGACCGGCTGAATAGAGTCTCCCCTGTATCGGGTCCAATTGTAAAGAACTTACACCGTTTTTATGTCTCCTTTCCTCCTCGTCACGAATCACAAACGAAACCTGAGTTTTTTTacgcatggtggccattttccgACATTTTAAATTGGTAattgaattataatattttgtataaattTATTGAAATTCACTCTAAATTATTGAGGTTCGTCAAAACGTCACGTTAATTTGAGAATTTGAGTTTTTGGTTTTTTGACTGACTTTTGACATGCTTTTTTTTACAAATGCAATACTACCACAGAGCTCTTCACATCTCCACCAAATGACAAAAATACAGTTGTCACGGGTAACATTAGAGACCTGTCAAAcattgtacagtacgcagccaaaaGTGATCTTTGGAGGagatagatttgtagagcactattTTGTTCGTTGAGTTCGAccaaacgtcatatgggtatgagtgacagagacaacgctctacaaacctgaaatatcattctaaaggccgatgttcatcacttttggccgcgtacctactgcaaGTCTAgaaagataaaattattttgaataaatcatttgactttgactaaaacAAAGACGTCATAAACTGTGCGTACTAACTTAATAATTAAGGGTAACTTTGGATTTGCCCATTTTTGCCAAAAGTCATCGCGTTCGAATTTCGAAAACCTATTCCACACTAAAGAAGGCAAAAGTATAGGCTAGAAAGAGAgctgatgaaaaataataaattagtatgagtttcaggtaggtaagtactatatAGTCTACGCGCTGCGGCAGATTATAATTTCTATAAGACTGAATATTGTATAACCgtggggcgattgtctaaaacctgcatcaatcgttattacaattcaatctcaattgttctgaatttttgcgattcttgttgcaacaatgcattttagcgaatagtgagcgagcattaccaatgagatgattgcgatcgtgacattgtagctgtcaaacaaccgcggtagggccactggtcacTTCACCTAACGTTTGAAAACTATGAGGGAACCTACGATTCGGTGGAAACTTGGGCTATATGAAGGTCGCTGCAGATGCCAGATCGGTATTACGTCCAAGCACCGCAAAACACTTGAACAAAAACACTATCATGTCATGTCTGTCATATCATTATTACGATCAGAGGCGAATCtagaactaggtacctactaccccTACTTACCCAAAACCAAATGTATTCTGTGCCCAAAACTCACAAT harbors:
- the LOC117984052 gene encoding WD repeat-containing protein 48 homolog isoform X1, whose protein sequence is MATMRKKTQVSFVIRDEEERRHKNGVSSLQLDPIQGRLYSAGRDGIIRVWHTGGGTQDRYIQSMEHHTDWVNDIVLCCGGKNLISASSDTTVKVWNAPKGFCMSTLRTHKDYVRTLAYAKDKEQVASAGLDRAIFLWDVNTLTALTASNNTVTTSSLVGNKESIYSLAMNPPGTILVSGSTEKVLRVWDPRNCSRLMKLKGHADNVKALVVSRDGSQCVSGSSDGTIKLWSLSQQRCVSTIRVHSEAVWALLATDNFSHIISGGRDRLVIITELRNPDNFMIVCEETAPILKLCFTADQQGVWVATSDSDVRCWKLPPLNSLNSDMYNQNNYNTNNVYQTQPLHHIAGGRAIKHYTVLNGKRHILTKDTANNVVLYDVLKACKVEDLGEVDYEEEVKKCFKMIYVPNWFNVDLKTGMLTIHLGQDETDCFSAWVSAKEAGLTTEMDQKVNFGALLLQALLEHWNHPNRVNEAGQKVIGNNFFSVPLHTPLIFSEVGGRTLYRLQVGDAGGETESNLLMETVPSWVVDVAIEMVAPKLNKLPFYLLPHSSCQSKQDRQKKDRLVANDFIQCRKVAEHVVEKIVGGGDVNGVSAGKTSEDSTNDSPEERVELLCCDQVLDPNMDLRTVRHFIWKSSVEFTLHYRVLKQ
- the LOC117984052 gene encoding WD repeat-containing protein 48 homolog isoform X2, which codes for MATMRKKTQVSFVIRDEEERRHKNGVSSLQLDPIQGRLYSAGRDGIIRVWHTGGGTQDRYIQSMEHHTDWVNDIVLCCGGKNLISASSDTTVKVWNAPKGFCMSTLRTHKDYVRTLAYAKDKEQVASAGLDRAIFLWDVNTLTALTASNNTVTTSSLVGNKESIYSLAMNPPGTILVSGSTEKVLRVWDPRNCSRLMKLKGHADNVKALVVSRDGSQCVSGSSDGTIKLWSLSQQRCVSTIRVHSEAVWALLATDNFSHIISGGRDRLVIITELRNPDNFMIVCEETAPILKLCFTADQQGVWVATSDSDVRCWKLPPLNSLNSDMYNQNNYNTNNVYQTQPLHHIAGGRAIKHYTVLNGKRHILTKDTANNVVLYDVLKACKVEDLGEVDYEEEVKKCFKMIYVPNWFNVDLKTGMLTIHLGQDETDCFSAWVSAKEAGLTTEMDQKVNFGALLLQALLEHWNHPNRVNEAGQKVIGNNFFSVPLHTPLIFSEVGGRTLYRLQVGDAGGETESNLLMETVPSWVVDVAIEMVAPKLNKLPFYLLPHSSCQSKQDRQKKDRLVANDFIQCRKVAEHVVEKIVGGGDVNGVSAGKTSEDSTNDSPEERVELLCCDQDFCTKKKVNIVEKKHCNIGTIGHVDHGKTTLTAALTKVLSKDGSAKYVSYDEIDKAPEEKARGITINAAHVGYSTKTRHYAHTDCPGHADYIRNMISGASQMDAAILVVAANDGPMPQTREHLLLAKQVGIQYLIVYINKVDLVEEDVVELVEIEMREMLSDFGYDGNKVPMVLGSALKALNDDNSEIGVPSIRKLLDTIDNYVPPIIRDLESPFLMPIDNAFTVPGRGTVVVGTIKRGVMKKNDEAELMGFGRNVRTTLSDIQIFRSSVLEAIAGDNVGVLLRGMKLRAVETGMLLCAARSVTLSNHFKAKVYFLARSEGGRKKPIFSKYSQQMFSGTWNIACRIDLEPTKDMMMPGDHGEVYLTLLESMVMTQGQPFTIRENNVTVATGIVTDTLKSVDVPNGKLGKVELNHEK